A window of the Candidatus Hydrogenedens sp. genome harbors these coding sequences:
- the pilM gene encoding pilus assembly protein PilM: MGNLVTTIEIREDVVRLATVRKKGKYLELLQGIETPVITGDTEVPDKDEPVLNALEEAFKQLKYKPTCFALSVPCSVSIVRSLTVPFRGIKKVVSALRFELEPHIPFPIEELMLDFAVVNETKKDTEVLAMGVRKQHIQNYIQYLREFSAEPETAVINSLGLVYLWKQASKDTKKLKSALLVHKDFSTLAVLYEGKLVFIRHLVLGIQNYYENPEIFAREVQNSLRAFLARWKGNEGIEKLEIGGLSLSDEELGVFSRLVRMDVEIISLSQFLQFPNAMKTEPAETLSCWYPLLGIAGITLDPYFSFNLLKENQTLSSYLSSLSRHLIFTNCLILTGLVCGAFFLQQLTLNNLVYSNLYKAKANELTQEIERVNQERGLDENIDLSPFFDPPLLEILNTIAEKLPSDKVNITEIKLSSPDVQSWWIRIQGTTSDSAFITQAISELKKVSYFNIVDEPELSAQGNQTSFAIRIQKPQKPSISPENNSESNPKNNQENNTEKSNK; encoded by the coding sequence ATGGGAAATTTAGTAACAACGATTGAGATTCGTGAAGATGTCGTTCGATTAGCAACGGTTCGAAAAAAAGGAAAATATTTAGAGTTACTTCAGGGTATTGAAACACCTGTAATCACAGGAGATACAGAGGTCCCTGATAAAGATGAACCTGTTTTGAATGCTTTGGAAGAAGCCTTCAAACAATTAAAATATAAACCAACTTGTTTTGCTCTTTCTGTCCCCTGTTCCGTGAGTATTGTCCGTTCGCTAACAGTTCCATTTCGTGGAATTAAAAAAGTCGTTTCTGCTCTTCGCTTCGAATTAGAACCTCATATCCCTTTCCCTATTGAAGAGTTAATGCTCGATTTTGCTGTGGTGAATGAAACAAAAAAAGATACAGAAGTTTTAGCAATGGGTGTCCGCAAACAGCATATTCAAAATTATATCCAATATTTGCGAGAGTTTTCGGCGGAACCTGAAACGGCGGTTATTAATTCCTTAGGTCTGGTATATCTCTGGAAACAGGCGAGCAAAGATACCAAGAAATTAAAATCGGCTTTATTGGTTCATAAGGATTTTTCCACTCTTGCTGTTCTTTACGAAGGGAAACTTGTTTTTATACGCCATCTGGTTTTAGGAATTCAAAATTATTATGAAAATCCTGAAATTTTTGCCCGAGAAGTACAAAATAGTTTAAGGGCTTTTCTTGCCCGATGGAAAGGAAATGAAGGAATAGAAAAATTGGAAATTGGCGGATTATCTTTATCGGATGAAGAATTGGGTGTCTTTTCACGATTGGTAAGAATGGATGTTGAGATTATTTCGTTGTCTCAATTCTTACAGTTTCCAAATGCTATGAAAACAGAGCCTGCAGAAACATTATCTTGCTGGTATCCTCTCTTAGGGATAGCGGGAATAACATTAGACCCCTATTTTTCATTTAATTTGCTCAAAGAAAATCAAACTTTGTCTTCGTATTTATCCTCTTTATCCCGTCATTTAATTTTTACCAATTGTCTTATCCTAACAGGGCTTGTATGTGGTGCTTTTTTCTTACAGCAATTAACCCTGAACAATCTTGTTTATAGTAATCTCTATAAAGCGAAGGCAAATGAATTAACACAGGAAATAGAACGGGTCAATCAAGAAAGGGGACTGGATGAAAATATTGACCTATCTCCTTTTTTTGACCCGCCTCTACTGGAAATATTAAATACCATTGCAGAAAAATTGCCTTCCGATAAAGTGAATATTACAGAAATAAAATTGAGTTCGCCCGATGTGCAAAGCTGGTGGATTCGGATACAAGGGACAACCAGCGATTCCGCTTTTATAACGCAAGCAATTTCCGAATTAAAGAAGGTGAGCTATTTTAATATTGTAGATGAACCAGAATTAAGTGCTCAGGGAAATCAAACCAGTTTCGCAATACGAATACAAAAACCTCAAAAACCTTCGATTTCCCCAGAAAACAATTCGGAAAGTAATCCAAAAAACAATCAAGAAAACAATACAGAAAAAAGTAATAAATGA
- a CDS encoding type II secretion system protein GspK, with protein sequence MKLKTKIQLHKRTGVAIILALVFIALLSIIVVEFLYEAEVEASLAYSQQGDLEAYLAAKSAVAKAMAYLAEDNLNTMMSGAPPVDSDFDLLSFNMSAATEPLNDALMHASISDEYGKINLNALLVPQSGGEPQERTPLVNALREFFALRDTGKGASPDIIVDSILDWLDYNEGDSERPQGAENDYYMGLENPYPCKNGPMDSIEELLLIKGITPEIYFGDPEKNQLPLSEYFTVHGDWLGRVNINSAQPEVIAAIVSGYTGNPADLGLGQRIFDDAHTQPFTDLSQLDAYGILPKPPTSQRRNTPQQAGKPIITPAERPDNRAQRYVMSGQIFTLQSNVFRIYGDGLYQNKMIRIEAYVFRNPMESGDFNNPGMNPNLNPANNKTNQQNLSRNTPRTNNNSTTVQNQGGLPPEPFRILDWKIIK encoded by the coding sequence ATGAAATTAAAAACAAAAATACAACTTCACAAACGGACAGGGGTAGCCATTATTCTTGCTTTAGTGTTTATTGCTTTGTTATCCATTATTGTGGTTGAGTTTTTATATGAGGCAGAAGTGGAGGCTTCTTTAGCATATAGTCAACAGGGAGACCTGGAAGCCTATCTGGCTGCTAAATCGGCAGTGGCTAAAGCAATGGCATATCTTGCAGAGGATAATTTAAATACCATGATGAGTGGTGCTCCACCGGTAGATAGTGATTTTGATTTGCTTTCTTTTAATATGAGTGCAGCAACCGAGCCCTTGAATGATGCTCTTATGCACGCTTCCATATCGGATGAATATGGAAAGATAAATTTGAATGCTTTATTAGTTCCTCAATCCGGAGGAGAACCTCAGGAACGAACACCTCTTGTTAATGCATTAAGAGAATTCTTTGCTTTACGAGATACAGGAAAAGGTGCCAGTCCGGATATAATTGTAGATTCTATTCTCGATTGGTTAGATTATAATGAGGGAGATTCTGAAAGACCTCAAGGGGCAGAAAATGATTATTATATGGGATTGGAAAATCCATATCCATGCAAAAATGGACCGATGGATTCTATTGAAGAATTATTGTTAATCAAAGGAATTACACCCGAAATATATTTTGGAGACCCTGAAAAGAATCAATTACCTTTATCTGAATATTTTACTGTTCATGGAGATTGGTTGGGTAGGGTAAACATTAATTCTGCTCAACCGGAAGTAATAGCAGCGATTGTCAGTGGTTATACAGGAAATCCAGCCGATTTAGGTTTAGGGCAGCGAATTTTTGATGATGCACATACACAACCATTTACAGATTTAAGTCAATTAGATGCGTATGGTATTTTGCCCAAGCCTCCGACATCGCAAAGAAGAAATACCCCTCAACAGGCAGGGAAACCTATAATTACTCCGGCAGAAAGACCGGATAATCGGGCTCAACGCTATGTTATGTCAGGTCAAATTTTTACCCTTCAAAGCAATGTTTTTCGAATTTATGGGGATGGTCTTTATCAAAATAAGATGATTCGAATTGAAGCGTATGTTTTTCGGAATCCGATGGAATCAGGAGATTTTAATAACCCCGGAATGAATCCAAATCTAAACCCTGCTAATAACAAAACAAACCAGCAAAATCTATCGCGTAATACACCAAGAACAAATAATAATTCCACAACAGTCCAAAATCAAGGAGGATTACCTCCAGAGCCATTCCGCATTTTGGATTGGAAAATTATAAAATAA
- a CDS encoding prepilin-type N-terminal cleavage/methylation domain-containing protein, producing MRIIKENKYPFRIKTRGFTLLELLIAFTIMSIIVIIVYLGLDSISKGTDLARLSAEKMRIQRFLVNHFLNSFNALYIDSSFSASGYQFIGQNESGQYGPADSIRFCTSLPMPGPTALPGIRRVVTYSFEDTSQPEGLSGFATDIYGISNNAPQFLTITESPLVLDEDSGSFSNDRNSLPVNVIKVPLASLDIYYYDPIKQDWVEEWDSQSIQQMPWAVHIIANLFNEYGEVSNASANGEGDIDLVIVLPTTVGTVQPMDDPNHFRDVGSLFKMDSNKTKGATPNTSARDHFRNRR from the coding sequence ATGCGGATTATAAAAGAAAATAAATATCCTTTTCGTATAAAAACCCGTGGCTTTACGCTTCTGGAATTACTGATTGCTTTTACCATAATGTCCATTATTGTAATTATCGTTTATTTAGGATTGGATTCTATCTCAAAAGGAACAGATTTGGCACGGCTATCTGCGGAAAAAATGAGGATACAACGATTCTTAGTAAATCATTTTTTAAATTCTTTTAATGCCCTATATATCGACTCTTCTTTTTCTGCTTCGGGCTATCAATTTATAGGACAAAATGAGTCAGGACAATATGGACCTGCGGATTCTATCCGTTTTTGCACTTCATTACCGATGCCAGGACCGACGGCTTTACCGGGAATCCGCAGAGTAGTTACCTATTCTTTCGAGGATACATCTCAACCTGAAGGTTTGTCAGGTTTTGCTACAGATATATATGGTATTTCAAACAATGCTCCACAATTCTTGACTATTACAGAATCGCCACTTGTCCTGGATGAAGATTCAGGGAGTTTTTCGAATGATAGGAATTCTTTACCTGTAAATGTTATAAAAGTTCCCCTCGCTTCTTTAGATATTTATTATTATGACCCCATTAAACAGGATTGGGTAGAGGAGTGGGATTCACAATCAATCCAACAAATGCCATGGGCTGTGCATATTATTGCAAACCTATTTAATGAATATGGAGAAGTTAGCAATGCATCTGCGAATGGGGAAGGGGATATAGACCTTGTAATTGTTTTGCCTACAACAGTAGGAACCGTGCAACCTATGGATGACCCTAATCATTTCCGAGATGTAGGTTCCCTATTTAAGATGGATAGTAATAAGACAAAAGGAGCCACCCCTAATACATCAGCACGCGATCATTTTAGAAACAGAAGGTAG
- a CDS encoding prepilin-type N-terminal cleavage/methylation domain-containing protein, producing the protein MKIYLSAIRNKKRKVGFTLMEILTALAILGGSAFILFNVHFNAMKLHQVTITQTDENQLIYAACSRAEVGVLTGTLEGSGDFGTSYEGYSWSYSATAIGSDPSIPLYTVNVTLYTPENESKNLTFLYYDLSVENQTNDLTGGRTQSNQRRNTNTMKAPASGFSARRNSLFGN; encoded by the coding sequence ATGAAAATATACTTATCTGCTATAAGAAATAAAAAAAGAAAAGTCGGTTTTACACTGATGGAGATTTTAACGGCGTTAGCCATATTGGGAGGTTCTGCTTTTATCCTGTTTAATGTTCACTTTAATGCAATGAAACTTCACCAGGTTACCATAACTCAGACAGATGAAAATCAATTAATTTATGCGGCTTGTTCCCGTGCAGAAGTAGGAGTTCTAACTGGGACACTGGAAGGAAGTGGAGATTTTGGCACAAGTTATGAAGGTTATTCATGGAGTTATTCCGCAACCGCAATAGGTTCTGACCCATCTATCCCGTTATATACTGTAAATGTAACTTTATATACGCCGGAGAATGAAAGCAAAAATTTGACTTTTTTATATTATGACCTGAGTGTGGAAAATCAGACAAACGATTTAACCGGTGGTAGAACTCAAAGCAATCAACGGAGAAATACAAACACAATGAAAGCCCCTGCCAGTGGCTTCTCAGCAAGAAGGAATTCCCTATTTGGAAATTAA
- a CDS encoding prepilin-type N-terminal cleavage/methylation domain-containing protein yields MIILRGKDGFTLLELGIVIFIIGLMATIAVPYLLPLALSSELENEARRLAYFGRAVMSTSALFGDEFYVEIDLDQQRYYCLKVTYPEATEGEPDQLGLFESMKEQGLSPEQMAELFMGSAAGASTNTATKNTPTPGGFDAEAMNRQINERFEKLAKRKLIEQAKNVKHEDSLMDEIGPLFDKKNNVDLFNVEPVIEEVNEPGLSPVRLSENVVIESVFIGGNKFSRGLVEIPVTPLGLTESIGFYVRNANNDYYTVVWDPVSAGAYVLEGAQ; encoded by the coding sequence ATGATTATTTTACGGGGAAAAGATGGCTTTACATTACTTGAACTGGGAATTGTTATTTTTATTATTGGCTTGATGGCTACTATTGCCGTTCCCTATTTACTTCCCCTTGCCTTATCTTCAGAGTTAGAAAACGAAGCAAGACGATTGGCTTATTTCGGTAGAGCCGTAATGTCAACATCTGCTTTATTTGGAGATGAATTCTATGTCGAAATTGATTTAGACCAACAAAGGTATTATTGTTTGAAAGTTACTTATCCTGAGGCAACGGAGGGAGAACCCGACCAATTAGGTCTGTTTGAAAGTATGAAAGAACAGGGACTATCCCCAGAACAAATGGCTGAACTTTTTATGGGTTCTGCAGCAGGAGCAAGTACTAACACGGCTACTAAAAATACTCCTACTCCAGGAGGTTTTGATGCAGAAGCCATGAACCGACAGATTAATGAACGATTTGAAAAATTGGCAAAAAGGAAATTAATAGAACAGGCAAAAAATGTAAAACATGAAGATAGTCTGATGGATGAAATAGGACCTCTTTTTGATAAAAAAAATAATGTGGATTTATTTAATGTAGAGCCTGTGATAGAAGAAGTCAATGAACCGGGGCTATCACCCGTTCGTTTGTCTGAAAATGTAGTTATTGAAAGCGTTTTTATCGGTGGAAATAAGTTTTCCAGAGGTCTTGTAGAAATACCTGTAACACCTCTCGGATTAACAGAATCCATCGGTTTTTATGTGAGAAACGCAAACAATGATTATTATACCGTTGTATGGGACCCTGTATCCGCAGGTGCTTATGTGCTGGAAGGAGCCCAATGA